From a single Pseudomonas sp. A34-9 genomic region:
- a CDS encoding AAA family ATPase translates to MTDTPHFPLSAVVGADDLKLALCLTAIDPKIGGVLIEGPRGMAKSTLARGLADLLASGQFVTLPLGATEERLVGTLDLDAALSEGRAQFSPGVLAKADGGVLYVDEVNLLPDHLVDLLLDVAASGTNLIERDGISHRHSAKFVLIGTMNPEEGELRPQLLDRFGLNVALSGHTVPSERGQIIRRRLDFDSDPQAFCTQWQAEQQALRVRCENARAALARIALDDAALAQITERCFAAGVDGLRADLVWLRAARAHAAWRGAAVIGEEDIDAVAEFALRHRRREHPASSPQPPAQSPAESQATPSEGQGQWGDMPAPALATGARREVPSWPKKR, encoded by the coding sequence ATGACCGACACCCCGCATTTCCCCCTTTCCGCCGTGGTCGGCGCTGATGACCTGAAACTCGCCCTGTGCCTCACCGCCATCGACCCGAAAATCGGCGGCGTGCTGATCGAAGGCCCGCGCGGCATGGCCAAGTCCACCCTGGCCCGTGGCCTGGCCGATCTGCTCGCCAGCGGTCAATTCGTCACCTTGCCGCTGGGTGCCACTGAAGAACGTCTGGTTGGCACCCTCGACCTCGACGCCGCCCTCAGCGAAGGCCGCGCGCAGTTCTCGCCGGGCGTGCTGGCCAAGGCGGACGGCGGCGTGCTCTACGTCGATGAAGTCAATCTGCTGCCGGATCATCTGGTCGATCTGCTGCTTGACGTTGCCGCCAGCGGCACCAACCTGATCGAGCGTGACGGTATCTCCCATCGGCATTCGGCGAAGTTCGTGCTGATCGGCACCATGAACCCGGAAGAGGGCGAGTTGCGCCCGCAACTGCTTGACCGCTTCGGCTTGAACGTTGCTCTCAGCGGTCATACGGTGCCGTCTGAACGCGGACAGATCATCCGTCGGCGTCTGGATTTCGACAGCGATCCGCAAGCGTTCTGCACGCAGTGGCAAGCTGAGCAACAAGCCCTGCGTGTGCGTTGCGAAAATGCTCGCGCTGCCTTGGCCAGGATTGCCCTGGACGATGCCGCACTGGCGCAGATCACCGAGCGTTGTTTTGCTGCCGGGGTCGATGGACTGCGTGCCGATCTGGTCTGGTTACGCGCCGCTCGTGCTCACGCGGCATGGCGCGGGGCGGCGGTGATTGGCGAAGAAGATATCGACGCCGTGGCCGAGTTTGCCCTGCGCCATCGGCGTCGCGAGCACCCGGCATCGAGTCCGCAGCCACCGGCGCAGTCGCCAGCCGAGTCTCAGGCCACGCCAAGTGAAGGGCAGGGCCAGTGGGGCGACATGCCGGCGCCGGCGCTCGCCACCGGCGCCCGCCGCGAAGTGCCGAGCTGGCCAAAAAAGCGTTAG
- a CDS encoding VWA domain-containing protein: MGRHAGAGARHRRPPRSAELAKKALGIRPRSEVGANARPRAGRLDNGRQGKRHMARSGTVNWPGTLLNGRPRIREDLLFQLRTRSPHELWLVIVDASASTRRHHALSDAKGLLAQLFDDAYRQRARLALLTASGAAPKWQVQGLKASSGLHTWLDALGAGGGTPLLAALMQAGHWLTVRRKRFPAEQQRLLVVTDGRLKQWSGLPVLACPGLLIDIERGPIRLGRARDLAESLGSEYRHIDELISR; the protein is encoded by the coding sequence GTGGGGCGACATGCCGGCGCCGGCGCTCGCCACCGGCGCCCGCCGCGAAGTGCCGAGCTGGCCAAAAAAGCGTTAGGCATTCGCCCCCGATCCGAGGTGGGGGCGAATGCCAGACCCCGCGCCGGACGGCTGGACAACGGGCGCCAGGGCAAACGCCATATGGCCCGCAGCGGTACGGTGAACTGGCCGGGCACGTTGCTCAACGGGCGTCCTCGGATTCGTGAAGATCTGCTGTTTCAACTGCGCACACGCTCGCCGCATGAACTGTGGCTGGTGATCGTCGATGCCTCGGCCTCGACGCGGCGTCATCACGCCTTGAGCGATGCCAAAGGCCTGCTCGCGCAACTGTTCGATGACGCCTATCGCCAGCGCGCGCGCCTGGCATTGTTAACGGCCAGTGGCGCGGCGCCGAAATGGCAGGTGCAAGGGTTGAAGGCGTCCAGCGGTTTGCATACCTGGCTGGATGCTTTGGGTGCAGGCGGTGGCACGCCGTTGCTGGCGGCGCTGATGCAGGCCGGGCATTGGCTGACGGTGCGGCGCAAGCGTTTTCCCGCCGAGCAGCAGCGATTGTTGGTGGTCACGGATGGTCGTTTGAAACAGTGGTCAGGATTGCCGGTGCTGGCGTGTCCGGGCTTGTTGATCGATATCGAGCGTGGGCCGATTCGGTTGGGGCGGGCGCGGGATCTGGCCGAGTCGTTGGGGTCAGAGTATCGACATATCGATGAGCTGATTTCCCGCTGA
- a CDS encoding phospholipase D-like domain-containing protein, with translation MRVLVNNPADDFRVKAYAGTNGVLLAMDLAESRRKGLLGFAIEKQQGGKPWLFLFNSLTFPGKAHTFPQFHATPSDTAPLQKFRWADYAVNPGMTLHYRVHLAYGTADAVQLGEALELTVTADDGQPSNQSVIFNRAVAASQAFQRKFPDLDAQISANKNMPIEAWPDAARQWLENGLLGRLLGFIERAVDGLWALDIAIYEYQLQAIIDAVNAAYARGVKVRVLYHARPDDEDTTLNEASLAALPSASKRGRVTHNIFHDKFIVLSRLAASGEHQPEAVLCGSTNFTANGVYRQANVVHVLDDESVAASYLQSFEQIWTRPDDVGATRDWITEHNAMNPQQTLFAGFSPRTGGADLQEFVRIIGAAKKDVLFVTAFSLPDAILNALLGQPHDDILRYGLQNTASRITGFHADRSAEFAATALLNTGLEGWLRESMKGQKGNLLVHTKAVVTDFTTDTPTIISGSHNLSVSASNGNDENYLIIRGDADLADRYGLELLRFYEHYRFRYFAKKLALKQVSPLAADDSWTNDYYVEGDLRQLSRLRFAGR, from the coding sequence ATGCGCGTACTGGTCAACAATCCCGCGGACGATTTCCGCGTCAAAGCCTACGCCGGCACCAACGGCGTGTTGCTGGCCATGGACCTGGCCGAATCCCGGCGCAAAGGCCTGTTGGGTTTCGCCATTGAAAAGCAGCAGGGCGGCAAACCCTGGTTGTTTCTGTTCAACAGCCTGACGTTCCCTGGCAAGGCGCACACGTTCCCCCAGTTCCACGCCACACCGAGCGATACCGCGCCGCTGCAAAAATTTCGCTGGGCGGATTACGCGGTCAATCCGGGCATGACCCTCCACTATCGCGTGCATCTGGCCTACGGTACTGCCGATGCCGTGCAGTTGGGCGAAGCACTTGAGCTGACGGTCACCGCCGATGACGGTCAGCCGAGCAACCAGAGCGTGATATTTAATCGCGCCGTCGCCGCCAGCCAGGCCTTCCAGCGCAAGTTTCCCGATCTCGACGCACAGATCAGCGCCAACAAGAACATGCCCATCGAAGCGTGGCCCGATGCGGCCCGGCAATGGCTGGAAAACGGCTTGCTCGGGCGCTTGCTTGGTTTTATCGAGCGCGCCGTCGATGGCCTGTGGGCGCTGGATATTGCCATCTACGAATACCAGTTACAGGCAATCATCGATGCGGTGAACGCCGCGTATGCGCGGGGTGTGAAGGTGCGGGTGCTGTATCACGCCCGGCCGGATGACGAAGACACCACCCTCAACGAAGCGAGCCTGGCGGCGCTGCCTTCCGCGAGCAAACGCGGGCGAGTGACCCATAACATCTTTCACGACAAATTTATCGTCCTGAGCCGCCTCGCTGCCAGCGGTGAGCATCAGCCTGAAGCCGTACTGTGTGGCAGCACCAATTTCACCGCCAACGGGGTTTATCGTCAGGCCAACGTGGTGCATGTGCTGGACGACGAATCGGTTGCTGCCAGTTATCTGCAAAGTTTCGAGCAGATCTGGACGCGACCGGACGATGTCGGCGCAACTCGTGACTGGATCACCGAACACAACGCGATGAATCCGCAGCAAACTTTATTTGCCGGGTTCTCACCGCGTACCGGCGGCGCGGATCTGCAGGAGTTTGTGCGGATCATCGGCGCGGCGAAAAAGGACGTGCTGTTCGTCACGGCGTTTTCGCTGCCGGATGCGATTCTCAACGCGTTACTCGGCCAGCCCCACGACGACATTTTGCGTTATGGCCTGCAAAACACCGCCAGCCGCATCACCGGGTTTCACGCCGACCGCAGCGCCGAGTTCGCCGCCACCGCGCTGCTCAATACCGGGCTGGAAGGCTGGTTGCGCGAGAGCATGAAAGGTCAGAAAGGCAATCTGCTGGTGCACACCAAAGCGGTAGTCACCGACTTCACCACCGATACGCCGACCATCATCAGTGGTAGCCATAACCTCAGCGTTTCGGCCAGCAATGGCAACGATGAAAACTACCTGATCATTCGGGGCGACGCCGATCTGGCGGATCGCTATGGTCTGGAGCTGTTGCGATTTTACGAGCATTACCGCTTTCGCTATTTCGCGAAGAAACTGGCATTGAAACAGGTGAGTCCGTTGGCGGCAGATGACAGCTGGACCAATGATTACTACGTCGAAGGGGATTTGCGGCAGTTGTCACGGCTGCGCTTCGCGGGGCGCTGA
- a CDS encoding TerC family protein, with translation MEWLADPTAWLGLLTLIVLELVLGIDNLVFIAILADKLPPHQRDRARIIGLSLALIMRLGLLASISWLVTLTQPLFEVFDKSFSGRDLIMLFGGVFLLFKATMELHERLEGHVGERTSNSAYAMFWPIVAQIVVLDAVFSLDAVITAVGMVDELAVMMIAVIISIGLMIVASKPLTRFVNAHPTVIMLCLGFLMMIGFALTAEGLGFHIPKGYLYAAIGFSILIEVFNQIARARRKRSMQGLRPMRERTAHAVMRLLGGRKLAVEEVGEELSDLLDDGDAPSAELFDRRERVMISGVLQLAERPIRGLMTVRADVDTLDLADDREAIRTRLMHSSYSRLPLIRNGAVDEPLGFVHKKELLKEYLAGAEPNLEHLARKTLNLLDSYSILNALEQMRAASTHIAFVVNEFGDFVGVLTMTDILESIAGELPDASEIEGPDVIEEQGGFMVSGALNLARVRQRTGFGAEATEDYQTMAGLVMSLLDRLPVIGDRLEHAGWHMTVKAVEERRVTRVLLVRDSA, from the coding sequence ATGGAATGGTTAGCGGATCCCACGGCCTGGTTAGGCTTGTTGACTTTGATCGTGCTGGAACTGGTGCTGGGTATCGACAACCTGGTGTTCATCGCAATCCTCGCGGACAAACTGCCGCCGCATCAACGTGACCGTGCGCGGATTATCGGCCTGTCGCTGGCGCTGATCATGCGCCTGGGTCTGTTGGCGAGTATTTCCTGGCTGGTCACCCTCACGCAGCCGTTGTTCGAGGTGTTCGACAAGAGCTTCTCCGGCCGTGACCTGATCATGCTGTTCGGTGGTGTGTTCCTGTTGTTCAAGGCCACCATGGAATTGCACGAACGCCTTGAAGGTCACGTCGGCGAGCGCACGAGCAACAGCGCTTATGCCATGTTCTGGCCGATCGTCGCGCAGATCGTGGTGCTCGACGCGGTGTTCTCCCTCGATGCGGTGATCACCGCCGTGGGCATGGTCGATGAACTGGCGGTGATGATGATCGCCGTGATCATCTCGATTGGCTTGATGATCGTCGCCAGCAAGCCGCTGACGCGCTTCGTCAACGCGCACCCGACGGTGATCATGCTGTGTCTGGGCTTCCTGATGATGATCGGTTTTGCCCTGACCGCTGAAGGTCTGGGCTTCCACATTCCGAAAGGTTATCTGTACGCCGCCATCGGCTTCTCGATTCTGATCGAGGTGTTCAACCAGATCGCCCGGGCTCGGCGCAAGCGTTCGATGCAAGGCTTGCGGCCGATGCGCGAGCGCACGGCTCATGCGGTCATGCGTTTGCTGGGCGGGCGCAAACTGGCGGTGGAAGAGGTTGGCGAGGAACTCTCCGACCTGCTCGACGACGGTGACGCGCCAAGTGCCGAACTGTTCGATCGTCGCGAACGGGTGATGATCAGCGGTGTGCTGCAACTGGCCGAGCGCCCGATTCGTGGACTGATGACCGTGCGTGCCGATGTCGACACTCTTGATCTGGCGGATGATCGCGAGGCGATTCGTACCCGCTTGATGCACTCGTCCTATTCGCGTCTGCCGTTGATTCGCAACGGTGCGGTGGATGAGCCCTTGGGCTTCGTGCACAAGAAGGAACTGCTCAAGGAGTACCTGGCGGGTGCCGAGCCGAACCTGGAACATTTGGCGCGCAAAACCCTCAACCTGCTCGACAGCTATTCGATCCTCAACGCGCTGGAGCAGATGCGCGCGGCCTCGACGCATATTGCCTTCGTGGTCAACGAATTCGGTGATTTTGTCGGTGTGTTGACCATGACCGACATTCTCGAATCGATCGCCGGTGAGCTGCCGGACGCCAGCGAAATCGAAGGCCCGGACGTGATCGAGGAGCAGGGCGGGTTTATGGTCAGCGGCGCGTTGAACCTGGCGCGTGTGCGCCAGCGCACCGGGTTTGGCGCCGAAGCGACCGAGGACTATCAGACCATGGCCGGGTTGGTGATGAGCCTTCTGGATCGTCTCCCGGTCATTGGTGATCGCCTGGAGCATGCAGGCTGGCACATGACGGTCAAAGCCGTGGAAGAGCGGCGGGTGACTCGGGTGTTGTTGGTGCGCGACTCTGCGTAA
- a CDS encoding thioredoxin family protein: MNANIPLSTLPPTYRKALKTWRPVILYFANEHCPACEWAGPIFRQTAEPYRHRANIYMLNTSESPRHPQVTGTPTVLFYKNGKLLKKLKGIGSEETLAADFAQHIGKTKAPAVQRKQRHDLSWLRRTLRNLCTVPRARRRLSGA, from the coding sequence ATGAACGCGAATATCCCCCTCTCCACGTTGCCACCCACCTACCGCAAAGCGCTTAAAACCTGGCGGCCCGTCATTCTGTACTTTGCCAACGAGCACTGCCCGGCCTGCGAATGGGCCGGGCCGATCTTCAGGCAGACTGCCGAGCCGTACCGGCATCGCGCCAATATCTACATGCTCAACACCAGTGAGTCGCCACGCCATCCGCAGGTCACGGGCACGCCGACAGTGCTGTTTTACAAGAATGGCAAGCTGCTGAAAAAACTCAAAGGCATCGGTTCGGAGGAGACTCTGGCGGCGGACTTTGCCCAGCACATCGGCAAGACAAAAGCACCGGCGGTGCAGCGAAAGCAGCGCCATGACCTGAGCTGGCTTCGTCGCACTTTGCGTAACCTTTGCACCGTCCCACGTGCGCGCCGGCGGCTCAGCGGCGCCTGA
- a CDS encoding transporter substrate-binding domain-containing protein: MHRRPSLFKACVFVLAASSAVMGMAQAADSKLDSVLARGKLIVGTGSTNAPWHFQGADGKLQGFDIDIARIVAKGLFNDPSKVEFVVQSSDARIPNLLTDKVDMSCQFITVTASRAQQVAFTLPYYREGVGLLLPNNSKYKEIEDLQAAGDSVTVAVLQNVYAEELVHQALPKAKVDQYDSVDLMYQAVNSGRADAAATDQSSVKYLMVQNPGRYRSPSYAWSPQTYACAVKRGDQDWLNFVNTALHEAMTGVEFPTYAASFKQWFGVDLPSPAIGFPVEFK; encoded by the coding sequence ATGCATCGCCGACCTTCCTTGTTCAAAGCGTGTGTTTTTGTTCTCGCGGCTTCGTCCGCTGTCATGGGTATGGCCCAGGCAGCCGACAGCAAGCTCGACAGTGTTCTGGCCCGTGGCAAATTGATCGTGGGCACCGGCAGCACCAATGCGCCGTGGCACTTTCAGGGCGCGGACGGCAAGTTGCAGGGCTTTGATATCGACATCGCCCGCATCGTTGCCAAAGGTCTGTTCAACGACCCGAGCAAGGTCGAGTTCGTCGTGCAGTCGTCCGATGCGCGAATTCCCAACCTGCTCACCGACAAGGTCGACATGAGCTGTCAGTTCATCACCGTCACCGCCAGCCGTGCGCAGCAGGTGGCGTTCACCCTGCCGTACTACCGCGAAGGCGTCGGCCTGCTGCTACCGAACAACAGCAAGTACAAGGAAATCGAAGACCTGCAAGCCGCCGGCGACAGCGTCACCGTGGCGGTGCTGCAAAACGTCTACGCAGAAGAACTGGTGCATCAGGCCTTGCCCAAAGCCAAGGTCGATCAATACGACAGCGTCGACCTGATGTACCAGGCGGTGAACTCTGGCCGTGCTGATGCCGCCGCCACTGACCAGTCTTCGGTCAAGTACCTGATGGTGCAGAACCCTGGCCGCTACCGCAGCCCAAGCTATGCGTGGAGCCCGCAGACCTACGCCTGCGCAGTCAAACGCGGCGATCAGGACTGGCTGAACTTCGTCAACACCGCGTTGCACGAAGCCATGACCGGGGTTGAATTCCCGACCTACGCGGCATCGTTCAAGCAATGGTTCGGTGTTGATCTGCCGTCGCCTGCGATCGGTTTCCCAGTCGAATTCAAATGA
- a CDS encoding amino acid ABC transporter permease: MNYQLNFAAVWRDFDTLLAGLGLGLELALVSIAIGCVIGLLMAFALLSKHRALRVLASIYVTVIRNTPILVLILLIYFALPSLGIRLDKIPSFIITLSLYAGAYLTEVFRGGLLSIPKGQREAGLAIGLGEWQVKAYVTVPVMLRNVLPALSNNFISLFKDTSLAAAIAVPELTYYARKINVESYRVIETWLVTTALYVAACYLIAMLLRYLEQRLAIRR, from the coding sequence ATGAACTATCAGTTGAACTTTGCCGCCGTGTGGCGCGATTTCGACACCTTGCTGGCGGGGCTCGGTCTGGGTCTTGAACTGGCATTGGTGTCGATCGCCATCGGCTGCGTGATCGGCCTGCTGATGGCGTTTGCCTTGCTCTCGAAGCATCGCGCCTTGCGGGTGCTGGCCTCGATATATGTCACGGTGATTCGCAACACGCCGATTCTGGTGTTGATTCTGTTGATTTACTTCGCGCTGCCGAGTCTGGGAATTCGTCTGGACAAGATTCCGTCGTTCATCATCACGCTCTCGCTATATGCCGGGGCGTACCTGACTGAGGTGTTTCGCGGCGGTTTGTTGAGCATCCCTAAAGGCCAGCGCGAAGCCGGGCTGGCCATCGGTCTCGGCGAATGGCAGGTCAAGGCCTACGTCACCGTGCCGGTAATGTTGCGCAATGTGTTGCCGGCGTTGTCGAACAACTTCATTTCGCTGTTCAAGGACACTTCGCTGGCCGCCGCGATTGCGGTGCCGGAGCTGACCTATTACGCGCGCAAGATCAACGTCGAAAGCTACCGGGTGATCGAAACCTGGCTGGTGACCACGGCGTTGTATGTCGCGGCCTGTTACCTCATTGCCATGCTGCTGCGATACCTCGAGCAGCGTCTGGCAATCCGCCGATAG
- a CDS encoding amino acid ABC transporter permease: MYESSSWLHELWVAREPLWQGFLTSVQVSALAILLGTMLGVVAGLVLTYGKFWMRAPFRFYVDLIRGTPVFVLVLACFYMAPALGWQISAFQAGALGLTLFCGSHVAEIVRGALQALPRGQMEASKAIGLTFYQSLGYVLLPQALRQILPTWVNSSTEIVKASTLLSVIGVAELLLSTQQIIARNFMTLQFYLFAGFLFFVINYGIELLGRHIEKRVALP; the protein is encoded by the coding sequence ATGTACGAATCGTCCAGTTGGTTACATGAGTTGTGGGTCGCGCGCGAACCGCTTTGGCAGGGCTTTTTGACCAGTGTGCAGGTATCGGCGCTGGCCATTCTGCTCGGCACGATGCTTGGCGTGGTGGCCGGTCTGGTGCTGACGTATGGCAAGTTCTGGATGCGCGCACCGTTTCGTTTTTATGTCGACCTGATTCGCGGCACGCCGGTGTTTGTGCTGGTACTGGCCTGCTTCTATATGGCGCCTGCGCTCGGCTGGCAGATCAGCGCATTTCAGGCCGGAGCCTTGGGCCTGACGCTGTTTTGTGGCTCGCACGTCGCTGAAATTGTCCGTGGTGCGCTGCAAGCCTTGCCGCGCGGGCAGATGGAAGCGAGCAAGGCCATCGGCCTGACGTTCTACCAATCGCTCGGTTACGTGCTGTTACCCCAGGCACTGCGGCAGATCCTGCCGACGTGGGTCAACTCGTCGACCGAAATCGTCAAGGCCTCGACCTTGCTCTCGGTGATCGGCGTGGCCGAATTGCTGCTCAGCACCCAACAGATCATCGCCCGGAACTTCATGACTCTGCAGTTCTATCTGTTCGCCGGTTTTCTGTTCTTCGTCATCAACTACGGCATCGAATTACTCGGCCGGCACATTGAAAAGCGGGTGGCCCTGCCATGA
- a CDS encoding amino acid ABC transporter ATP-binding protein codes for MTQAQVSPQNQALLDIRGLHKQYGAVEVLKGVDLSMQRGNVVTLIGSSGSGKTTLLRCVNMLEEFQGGQILLDGESIGYDEVNGKRIRHAEKVIARHRAMTGMAFQQFNLFPHLTALQNVTLGLLKVKKMHKDEAVVLAEKWLERVGLLERRNHFPGQLSGGQQQRVAIARAIAMNPSLMLFDEVTSALDPELVGEVLNVIKGLAEDGMTMLLVTHEMRFAFEVSDKIVFMNQGRIEEQGPPKDLFERPQSPRLAEFLKSTRF; via the coding sequence ATGACTCAAGCTCAAGTTTCCCCCCAGAATCAGGCGTTGCTGGACATTCGTGGCCTGCACAAACAGTACGGCGCGGTCGAAGTGCTCAAAGGTGTCGATCTGAGCATGCAGCGTGGCAACGTGGTCACGCTGATCGGCTCCAGCGGTTCGGGCAAAACCACATTGCTGCGTTGCGTGAACATGCTCGAGGAATTCCAGGGTGGACAGATACTGCTCGACGGTGAATCCATCGGCTATGACGAAGTCAACGGCAAGCGCATCCGCCACGCTGAAAAAGTCATCGCCCGCCATCGTGCGATGACCGGCATGGCGTTCCAGCAATTCAACCTGTTCCCGCATCTGACCGCGTTGCAGAACGTCACCCTGGGCCTGCTCAAGGTGAAGAAGATGCACAAGGACGAAGCCGTGGTTCTCGCCGAGAAATGGCTGGAGCGCGTCGGCCTGCTGGAACGGCGCAATCACTTTCCCGGGCAGTTGTCCGGCGGTCAGCAACAGCGCGTGGCGATTGCCCGGGCGATTGCGATGAACCCGAGTTTGATGCTGTTCGACGAAGTCACCTCGGCGCTCGACCCGGAACTGGTCGGCGAAGTGCTCAACGTGATCAAAGGCCTGGCCGAAGACGGCATGACCATGTTGCTGGTGACCCACGAAATGCGTTTTGCCTTCGAGGTCTCGGACAAGATCGTTTTCATGAATCAAGGGCGGATCGAAGAGCAGGGGCCTCCCAAGGACCTGTTCGAACGCCCGCAATCGCCGCGTCTGGCTGAGTTTCTCAAGAGCACGCGGTTTTGA
- a CDS encoding RidA family protein, which produces MSITRYGTGSTAAGGQPRPFARAVEADGWLHVSGQVPAVDGEIIVGGIVEQTHQTMKNLIAILEEAGYGLEDVVRAGVWLDDPRDFSSFNKVFGEYFKPEHAPARACVQASMMVDCKVEIDCIAYKKKA; this is translated from the coding sequence ATGAGCATTACGCGTTACGGCACCGGCAGCACCGCCGCTGGCGGCCAGCCACGTCCATTCGCTCGCGCTGTTGAAGCGGATGGCTGGCTGCATGTGTCCGGCCAGGTGCCGGCGGTGGATGGCGAGATTATTGTGGGCGGCATCGTCGAGCAGACCCATCAGACCATGAAGAACCTGATCGCGATTCTCGAAGAGGCCGGTTATGGCCTGGAAGATGTCGTGCGTGCCGGGGTGTGGCTGGACGATCCGCGTGATTTCAGCAGTTTCAACAAGGTGTTCGGCGAGTATTTCAAGCCTGAGCACGCGCCGGCGCGGGCCTGTGTGCAGGCGAGCATGATGGTTGACTGCAAGGTCGAGATCGATTGCATTGCGTACAAGAAAAAGGCTTGA
- a CDS encoding IclR family transcriptional regulator, with protein sequence MTEDTIKRRARGLDRAFDILDFLKEIGQPLRPNDIANGIGSPKSTVYELVAALLERRILEPVGKDGHVYLGRQLYFLGQAHLRHFDLSREADHALQEIVSQTHETAQMCLLNGRKYTVALMKEGERHFRISSDIGENAPIPWTASGRLLLAHLSDQQIIDLIDEDDYILPDGERLPVEEFLAQIRQAGIDGFFSFDSVADTFTHCFAAPVKDPQGVAICTLCIVAPRADAKNNYNDYRRVLMESANSLARRINE encoded by the coding sequence ATGACCGAAGACACCATCAAGCGCCGGGCCCGTGGTCTGGACCGGGCGTTCGATATCCTCGACTTCCTCAAGGAAATCGGCCAGCCGTTGCGCCCCAACGACATCGCCAACGGTATCGGCAGCCCGAAATCCACGGTCTACGAACTGGTCGCTGCGCTGCTCGAACGACGAATTCTGGAGCCGGTGGGCAAGGACGGTCATGTCTATCTCGGCCGGCAGTTGTATTTCCTCGGTCAGGCGCATCTGCGCCATTTCGACCTCAGCCGCGAGGCCGATCATGCCTTGCAGGAGATCGTCAGTCAGACCCATGAAACCGCGCAGATGTGCCTGCTCAACGGGCGCAAATACACGGTGGCGTTGATGAAGGAGGGCGAGCGGCATTTCCGCATTTCCTCCGACATCGGTGAAAACGCCCCCATTCCCTGGACGGCTTCCGGTCGCTTGCTGCTCGCGCACTTGAGTGATCAGCAGATCATCGACCTGATCGACGAAGACGACTACATCCTGCCCGATGGCGAACGCTTGCCGGTGGAGGAGTTTCTGGCGCAAATCCGTCAGGCCGGCATCGATGGTTTTTTCTCTTTCGACAGTGTTGCCGATACCTTCACCCATTGCTTCGCCGCACCGGTCAAAGACCCTCAAGGCGTAGCGATTTGCACGTTGTGCATCGTCGCTCCACGGGCCGATGCGAAGAACAATTACAACGACTATCGCCGGGTTCTGATGGAGAGCGCCAACAGCCTCGCCCGGCGCATCAACGAATAA